GTTTTGCTCCTTACATCGGAGCATTATTCACAATGTCAATTATGGGAAGTTTATCCAGCCTTTTAGGGTTAAGACCTTATACTGCTGATTTAAGCACAACACTTGCCTGGGCAGTTTTAACATTTTTTATGGTGCAAATAAATTCAATAAGGCTTAACGGTGTAGGCGGTTGGTTAAAAGGCTTTGCCGAACCTGTACCATTTATATTACCTTTAAATTTAGTAAGTGAAATAGCAAACCCTATTTCAATATCTTTCCGTCATTTCGGGAATATTGCTGCCGGTATGGTTATAACTTCTTTGGTATACAGCGGGCTGGCAGGTATAAGCAGTATAATTTTAAGTTTTATTCCGAATTACTTTATAAGCCATATACCTTTTTTACAGTTAGGTATTCCTGCGCTTTTGTCTATTTATTTTGATTTATTCGGAAGTTTCTTACAAGCATATATAATATGTATGTTAACAATGGTATACGTATCCGGTGTATCGGATAACTAATATAATAAACATAAAAAGGAGAAATAGTTATGGACGCATTATTAGCAAAAACAATAGTATTAGCAGCTTCAGCAATTGGAGCAGGATTAGCAATGATTGCAGGTATAGGACCCGGTATAGGTCAGGGTTTTGCTGCAGGCAAAGCAGCTGAAGCAGTTGGACGTCAACCAGAAGCAAAAAGTGATATTACATCTACAATGCTGTTTGGATGTGCTGTCGCAGAATCAACAGGTATTTACGGTTTGGTTGTAGCACTTATATTACTTTACGCAAACCCATTTATAGGAATGTTAGGACTGTAATATAAGAATCTTTAATTAACGAGCAAAAATCCGAAAAAAGAAATCGGATACTGTTAAAGGAAAGGTATAAATCATGGATGAATTTTTATCCTTTGTTACCATAGATGTATGGACAATGATTATGACATGGGGAAATCTTCTTATCCTCTTTTTTGCTATGAAAAAATTCTTGTTTAAGCCTGTTAAGGCTATAATGGATAAAAGGCAGGAAGAGATTGAGAAGTCTATTTCCTCTGCAGAAATTGCAAAAAAAGATGCTGAAAATCTAAAATGCGAGTACGTATTAAAACTTTCGGAAGCAAAAGCCGAAGCGGACTCTATTATAAAGACTGCTGTTAAAAATGCTCAGCTTAAAGAAGAAGAAATTATAAAAGATGCGAACAAAAAAGCTGCTGACATTTTAGAGAGAGCAGACAAAGAGATTGAGAATCAGAAAAAAGCCGCATTGTCGGATATTAAAGGCGAGGTTTCTGATATTGCCATATCTATTGCAACAAAGATTATTAAAAAAGATATAAACGAAAAAGACCATGAACAGCTTATTAACGAATTTATAGATGAAATAGGTGATGCTTCATGAGTGATTTTTCAAAAAAATACGCAGGGGCGTTATACGACCTTTGCAAAGAAGAGAATATAACCAAAGAAGTATTAGAAGAACTTTTAGTTATTGATACTGTCATAAAAGAAAATAAGGAGTATAAAAATCTTCTTGATACTCCTGCAATTTCTCTTAAGGATAGATTAAGTATCATAGATGAGGCTTTTTCTTCCTGTTCTTTGTATGTTTTAAATTTTATAAAACTTCTTTGTGAAAACAAAAAGTTTTATGAGTTTTCCTTAGTTGTTTCAAATTTTAACAAACTTTATGACGAAGAAAGAAATATCGAAAGGGTAGAGGCGATAACCTGTGTTGCCCTTTCGGATGAGCAGGCTTCAAGTTTAAGAGAAAAGATAGAAAAGATAACTAAAAAGAATGTGCATTTAACAAACAAAGTTGATAAAAGCATTATTGGCGGTGTTATCTTAAAATTCAAAAACAGAATGTATGACGGCAGTATAAGGAAAAGTCTTAATGAAATTGCCTGTAAAATTAAAAACAGTACTTTATAGAAAGGGTGAGGAAGATGCATATAAAGCCTGAAGAAATAAGTAAAATTATAAAAGACCAGATAAAAAATTACAAAGATCAAATTACACTTTCCGAAACAGGATACGTTATTTCTATTGGTGACGGAATTTCCAGAGTTCACGGCCTTTCTGACTGTATGGCTAATGAACTTTTGGAATTTTCTAACGGCGAGTACGGAATGGCACTTAACTTAGAAGAAAATTTTGTCAGTGTCGTTATGCTTGGCTCAGACGAAGGTATTAAAGAGGGAGATATCGTTAAAAGAACAGGGAAAGTTGTGTCTGTTCCCGTAGGTGACGAATTAATCGGAAGAGTAGTTAATGCATTAGGTCAGGCGATTGACGGAAAAGGTGAAATTAAAACAGAAAACATAAGACCGATTGAGTCAAATGCTCCGGGTATTATAGAAAGAAAATCAGTAAGTGTACCTTTGCAGACAGGAATAAAAGCCATCGATTCTATGATTCCTATAGGACGTGGTCAGAGAGAACTTATAATCGGTGACAGGCAGACAGGTAAAACTGTTATAGCAACCGATACAATTATAAACCAAAAAGGAAAAGATGTTATTTGCATATATGTTGCAATCGGTCAGAAAAGGTCAACCGTTGCACAGATTGTTGATACTCTCGAAAAAAACGGGGCAATGGATTATACAATAGTTGTTTCGGCAACTGCGTCCGAACTTGCACCCCTTCAATATATAGCACCATATTCAGGATGTGCTATGGGCGAATATTTTATGGAAAAGGGCAAAGATGTACTTGTTGTTTATGATGACTTATCAAAACATGCAGTTGCATACCGTGCTCTGTCCTTACTTATAAGAAGACCACCGGGAAGAGAAGCATATCCTGGAGATGTATTCTACCTTCATTCAAGATTACTAGAAAGAGCGGCAAGACTTGCACCTGAGTACGGCGGCGGTTCTCTTACTGCACTTCCTATTATAGAAACTCAGGCGGGAGATGTATCGGCGTATATACCTACTAATGTTATATCCATAACTGATGGTCAGATATTCTTAGAAACCGAACTTTTCCACAGTGGTATTATGCCTGCTGTTAACCCAGGTATATCAGTATCGAGGGTTGGAGGAAATGCACAGATTAAAGCAATGAAAAAAGTATCAGGGTCACTTAAACTCAGTTATTCTCAGTACAGGGAACTTCAGGGATTTGCACAGTTTGGTTCTGACCTTGACGAAGATACGAAAAAAAGACTTGCACAAGGGGAAAGAATAGTTGAAGTTTTAAAACAGGACAGGAATTCCCCTATAGACGTTGAATTGCAGGTTGTTATTA
Above is a genomic segment from Oscillospiraceae bacterium containing:
- the atpF gene encoding F0F1 ATP synthase subunit B: MDEFLSFVTIDVWTMIMTWGNLLILFFAMKKFLFKPVKAIMDKRQEEIEKSISSAEIAKKDAENLKCEYVLKLSEAKAEADSIIKTAVKNAQLKEEEIIKDANKKAADILERADKEIENQKKAALSDIKGEVSDIAISIATKIIKKDINEKDHEQLINEFIDEIGDAS
- a CDS encoding F0F1 ATP synthase subunit delta gives rise to the protein MSDFSKKYAGALYDLCKEENITKEVLEELLVIDTVIKENKEYKNLLDTPAISLKDRLSIIDEAFSSCSLYVLNFIKLLCENKKFYEFSLVVSNFNKLYDEERNIERVEAITCVALSDEQASSLREKIEKITKKNVHLTNKVDKSIIGGVILKFKNRMYDGSIRKSLNEIACKIKNSTL
- a CDS encoding F0F1 ATP synthase subunit alpha, with the protein product MHIKPEEISKIIKDQIKNYKDQITLSETGYVISIGDGISRVHGLSDCMANELLEFSNGEYGMALNLEENFVSVVMLGSDEGIKEGDIVKRTGKVVSVPVGDELIGRVVNALGQAIDGKGEIKTENIRPIESNAPGIIERKSVSVPLQTGIKAIDSMIPIGRGQRELIIGDRQTGKTVIATDTIINQKGKDVICIYVAIGQKRSTVAQIVDTLEKNGAMDYTIVVSATASELAPLQYIAPYSGCAMGEYFMEKGKDVLVVYDDLSKHAVAYRALSLLIRRPPGREAYPGDVFYLHSRLLERAARLAPEYGGGSLTALPIIETQAGDVSAYIPTNVISITDGQIFLETELFHSGIMPAVNPGISVSRVGGNAQIKAMKKVSGSLKLSYSQYRELQGFAQFGSDLDEDTKKRLAQGERIVEVLKQDRNSPIDVELQVVIIYAVINDFLADIKVSEIADFESGLFDFMKNHHNEILAEIKQTGDLSKELSEKLKEAIEEYKKIR
- a CDS encoding F0F1 ATP synthase subunit A, with translation MNGPKIIFEIPLLGGIKITETIVNQWIIMIAIILLCIFFTRDLRVKPVKKRQVAAEKIVGMLYNLVGETMGKRYESFAPYIGALFTMSIMGSLSSLLGLRPYTADLSTTLAWAVLTFFMVQINSIRLNGVGGWLKGFAEPVPFILPLNLVSEIANPISISFRHFGNIAAGMVITSLVYSGLAGISSIILSFIPNYFISHIPFLQLGIPALLSIYFDLFGSFLQAYIICMLTMVYVSGVSDN
- the atpE gene encoding ATP synthase F0 subunit C — translated: MDALLAKTIVLAASAIGAGLAMIAGIGPGIGQGFAAGKAAEAVGRQPEAKSDITSTMLFGCAVAESTGIYGLVVALILLYANPFIGMLGL